A stretch of Thermoanaerobacterium sp. PSU-2 DNA encodes these proteins:
- a CDS encoding carbohydrate kinase: protein MYDVVALGEMLIDFTPAGKSENGNTLFEMNPGGAPANVLTAVTKLGGKCAFIGMVGDDQFGHFLKRVLDKNMIETRGLKNTVKANTTLAFVHLDELGDRSFTFYRNPGADVMLSIEDIDRTLIDESKIFHFGSLSLTDEPSKTATLTALMYAKQTGKIISYDPNWRPTLWKDEILAKEVLFSPLKYVDIAKLSLEELYFLTGESDVQVASSKLYDMGIKLVLVTLGKDGCYYKHSSGSGRIPAFFVDVVDTTGAGDAFLGGILYNISKIGCSIEKIDHSDIEEIIRFSNAVGGLCTTKKGAIPAMPSMGEVKKLLS from the coding sequence GTGTATGATGTAGTGGCATTAGGAGAGATGCTGATTGATTTTACGCCTGCTGGAAAATCAGAAAATGGAAATACATTGTTTGAAATGAATCCTGGTGGAGCGCCTGCTAATGTTTTAACTGCAGTGACGAAATTAGGTGGCAAATGTGCTTTTATCGGGATGGTTGGTGATGATCAATTTGGGCATTTTTTAAAACGTGTCCTTGATAAAAATATGATTGAAACAAGAGGTTTAAAAAACACTGTTAAAGCAAATACAACATTGGCATTTGTTCATCTGGATGAATTAGGTGATAGGAGCTTTACGTTTTACAGGAATCCTGGTGCTGATGTGATGCTTAGCATTGAAGATATTGATAGAACATTAATAGATGAAAGTAAAATATTTCATTTTGGCTCATTATCATTAACAGATGAACCTTCAAAGACAGCAACTTTAACTGCTTTAATGTATGCCAAACAAACTGGAAAGATAATATCTTATGATCCGAATTGGAGACCGACGCTATGGAAAGATGAAATATTAGCAAAAGAAGTGTTATTTTCTCCACTTAAATATGTAGATATAGCAAAGTTGTCATTGGAAGAATTGTATTTTTTGACTGGTGAATCAGATGTTCAAGTGGCCAGCAGCAAGTTGTACGACATGGGAATAAAGCTTGTATTGGTGACATTAGGAAAGGATGGATGTTATTATAAACATTCATCAGGTTCAGGACGAATACCTGCATTTTTTGTAGATGTAGTTGACACTACAGGAGCAGGCGATGCCTTTTTGGGAGGAATTCTTTATAACATATCGAAAATCGGATGTTCAATAGAAAAAATTGACCATAGCGATATAGAAGAAATAATCAGGTTTTCGAATGCAGTTGGCGGGTTGTGTACTACAAAAAAAGGAGCTATTCCTGCTATGCCTTCTATGGGAGAAGTAAAAAAATTGTTATCTTAA
- the gtfA gene encoding sucrose phosphorylase, with protein sequence MALNNKVQLITYPDSLGGDLKTLNDVLGKYFYDVFGGIHILPPFPSSGDRGFAPITYREIEPKFGTWHDIKKMSENFDILLDLMVNHVSRRSIYFQDFLKKGRKSEYADMFITLDKLWKDGKPVKTDIEKMFLRRTLPYSTFKIEETGEEEKVWTTFGKTDPSEQIDLDVNSHLAKEFLLGVFKTFSNFGVNIVRLDAVGYVIKKIGTSCFFVEPEIYEFLNWIKGQAASYGIELLLEVHSQFEIQYKLAERDFWIYDFILPFTVLYTLINKSNEMLYDYLKNRPMNQFTMLDCHDGIPVKPDLDGLIDTKKAKKVVDICVLRGANLSLIYGDKYKSEDGFDVHQINCTYYSALNCDDDAYLAARAIQFFTPGIPQIYYVGLLAGVNDFEAVKRTKEGREINRHNYSLNEIEESVKEDVVQRLLKLIRFRNRYEAFNGEFLVEDCKDDEIRLTWEKDDKRCSLFIDLKTYKTVINYIDENGREVEYVV encoded by the coding sequence ATGGCGCTTAATAATAAAGTACAATTAATAACTTATCCAGACTCATTGGGCGGTGATCTAAAAACTTTAAATGATGTATTGGGAAAATATTTTTATGATGTATTTGGAGGTATTCACATTTTACCTCCTTTCCCATCATCCGGTGATAGAGGGTTTGCACCTATAACATACAGAGAGATAGAACCTAAATTTGGAACATGGCACGACATCAAGAAAATGTCTGAAAATTTTGATATTCTCTTGGATTTGATGGTAAATCATGTATCCAGAAGATCTATTTATTTTCAGGATTTTTTAAAAAAAGGTAGAAAATCAGAATACGCTGATATGTTTATTACATTAGATAAACTTTGGAAGGATGGCAAACCTGTCAAAACTGATATAGAAAAAATGTTTTTGCGAAGGACTTTGCCATATTCTACATTTAAAATAGAAGAAACAGGAGAAGAAGAAAAAGTTTGGACGACTTTTGGCAAGACAGATCCATCAGAGCAAATTGATCTGGATGTCAACTCACATTTAGCTAAAGAATTTTTATTAGGAGTTTTTAAGACGTTTAGCAATTTTGGTGTTAATATAGTTCGGCTCGATGCGGTAGGATACGTGATAAAAAAAATTGGAACTAGTTGCTTTTTTGTCGAACCGGAGATATATGAATTTTTAAACTGGATAAAAGGACAAGCAGCATCTTATGGAATAGAACTGCTTTTGGAGGTACATTCGCAATTTGAAATACAATACAAATTAGCAGAACGTGACTTTTGGATTTATGATTTTATTTTGCCATTTACTGTTCTTTATACTTTAATAAATAAATCAAACGAAATGTTGTATGATTATCTAAAAAACCGTCCCATGAATCAATTTACAATGTTGGATTGCCATGACGGGATTCCTGTAAAGCCTGATTTGGATGGACTTATTGATACGAAGAAGGCCAAAAAAGTGGTCGATATATGTGTGCTAAGAGGTGCTAATCTAAGCCTTATATATGGAGATAAATATAAATCAGAAGACGGTTTTGATGTACATCAAATTAATTGTACGTATTATTCAGCATTAAATTGTGATGATGATGCATATTTGGCCGCTAGGGCTATTCAATTCTTTACACCAGGCATACCACAAATCTATTACGTAGGTCTTTTAGCCGGAGTAAATGACTTTGAAGCAGTAAAAAGGACAAAAGAAGGGCGAGAAATAAATAGACACAACTATAGTTTAAATGAAATAGAGGAATCAGTTAAGGAAGATGTCGTTCAAAGATTACTAAAGTTGATCAGATTTAGAAATAGATATGAAGCTTTTAATGGAGAATTTTTAGTAGAAGACTGTAAAGATGATGAAATCAGGCTTACTTGGGAAAAAGATGATAAACGTTGTAGTTTGTTTATAGATTTAAAGACATATAAGACGGTCATTAACTATATAGATGAAAATGGAAGAGAAGTAGAATATGTAGTGTAA
- a CDS encoding carbohydrate ABC transporter permease, with amino-acid sequence MKRKEYILNGIKLIFLSIVFVLYIFPFFIVLINSFKERKDILLNPMMMPNKLNLSNYIDAYTKMDYLHAFANSLIITVFSVLLITLLSSMTAYIFVRRKWKFNQFMFFFMVASMIIPFQGIMIPLVKIYGSVGMMDNKWSLIYMYIGFGASLAVFMYHGFIKSIPVELEEAATIDGCSQLQTFFKIVFPLLKPTTVTIAILDILWIWNDFLLPYLVLISPDQRTLPLSVFYFYGTYTIEYGPAMAALMIATIPVIIVYLIMQKQIIKGVLQGSIK; translated from the coding sequence ATGAAAAGAAAAGAATATATATTAAATGGCATAAAACTGATATTTTTAAGCATAGTATTTGTATTGTATATATTTCCATTTTTTATTGTATTAATTAATTCATTTAAAGAAAGAAAAGACATATTATTAAATCCTATGATGATGCCAAATAAGCTAAATTTGAGCAACTATATTGATGCATATACAAAGATGGATTATCTGCATGCATTCGCAAATTCTCTAATCATTACAGTGTTTAGCGTTTTATTGATAACACTGTTGTCATCAATGACAGCTTATATATTCGTGAGAAGAAAGTGGAAGTTCAATCAATTTATGTTTTTCTTTATGGTTGCATCTATGATTATACCATTTCAAGGTATCATGATACCACTTGTAAAAATATATGGTTCGGTAGGGATGATGGACAATAAATGGTCTTTAATCTATATGTATATTGGTTTTGGTGCATCATTAGCTGTTTTCATGTACCATGGCTTTATAAAAAGCATACCTGTAGAGTTAGAAGAAGCAGCGACGATCGATGGGTGTAGCCAACTTCAGACATTTTTTAAAATTGTCTTTCCACTTCTAAAACCGACGACAGTAACTATTGCCATATTAGATATTTTATGGATTTGGAATGATTTTTTACTACCGTATTTAGTTTTAATATCACCTGACCAGAGAACATTGCCATTGTCTGTTTTCTACTTTTATGGGACATACACAATTGAATATGGTCCTGCAATGGCAGCATTAATGATCGCTACTATTCCTGTAATAATTGTCTATCTGATAATGCAAAAACAGATTATAAAAGGTGTTTTGCAAGGTTCAATTAAATAA
- a CDS encoding glycoside hydrolase family 32 protein, protein MSKISNANKFIKHNKKKLNQRYRLKYHIMGEYGWINDPNGFVQFKDDYHLFYQHYPYDAAWGPMHWGHAVSKDLIKWTYLPVALVPDKDYDRDGCFSGSAIEKDGKLYIFYTGHIYTKKEKNNDYKQVQNMAISVDGITFEKYERNPIIDVAQIPDKASKKDFRDPKIFKIDDTYYLLIGSNDEHGIGQVLMYKSIDLVKWEFVNILLKGNENTGINWECPDIVRFDDRDILFVSAQYMRSNGIYFRNTHSSIYFIGELNIDEGKFAYTDYYLVDYGFDFYAPQVSVDKNGRTIMIAWMNMWETDLVTNRLGHNWAGAMTLPREVIKIGGEIYFKPISEIVKYRKNEYRLQGIELNGEVNLETNGICYEIDVEFEPQDAYEFGVKVFKGECEETVLSYNCRERLFTFNRDSSGIGPKGKRKAEVELINGRLRLNIFVDVSSVEVFINGGKKVMTGRVYPDSQSVNISLFSDGLCKVVNFMKWDIGLE, encoded by the coding sequence ATGAGCAAAATTAGCAATGCAAATAAATTTATAAAACACAATAAGAAGAAATTAAATCAAAGATACAGATTGAAATACCACATAATGGGTGAATATGGGTGGATAAATGATCCAAACGGATTTGTTCAGTTTAAAGATGATTACCATTTATTTTATCAACACTACCCATATGATGCTGCTTGGGGACCAATGCATTGGGGTCACGCTGTGAGCAAAGATTTGATTAAATGGACTTATTTACCTGTAGCTTTAGTACCTGACAAAGACTATGACAGAGATGGATGTTTTTCTGGAAGCGCTATCGAAAAAGATGGGAAATTATACATTTTTTATACAGGGCATATATACACTAAGAAGGAAAAAAACAATGATTACAAACAGGTGCAGAATATGGCTATATCAGTAGATGGCATTACCTTTGAAAAGTATGAAAGAAATCCGATAATAGATGTAGCACAGATTCCAGATAAAGCCAGCAAGAAAGATTTTAGAGATCCAAAAATTTTTAAAATAGATGATACCTATTATCTTTTAATTGGCTCTAATGATGAACATGGAATTGGGCAGGTTCTCATGTATAAGTCAATAGATTTAGTAAAATGGGAATTTGTAAATATTCTTTTAAAGGGTAATGAAAATACAGGCATTAATTGGGAATGTCCTGACATAGTCAGGTTTGATGACAGAGATATTTTGTTTGTATCAGCACAGTACATGAGATCTAATGGAATTTATTTTAGAAATACTCATTCTTCTATCTATTTTATTGGTGAGTTAAATATAGATGAAGGGAAATTCGCATATACAGATTATTATTTGGTAGATTATGGATTTGATTTTTATGCACCACAGGTTTCTGTAGATAAAAATGGTAGGACTATAATGATAGCGTGGATGAACATGTGGGAAACAGATTTGGTTACAAATCGTCTGGGCCATAATTGGGCTGGTGCTATGACGCTTCCTAGAGAGGTTATAAAAATAGGTGGAGAGATATACTTTAAGCCAATATCAGAGATAGTTAAGTACAGGAAAAATGAATACAGATTGCAAGGCATAGAATTAAATGGTGAAGTTAATCTTGAAACGAATGGAATATGTTATGAGATTGATGTTGAATTTGAACCACAAGATGCATATGAATTTGGAGTTAAGGTATTTAAGGGAGAGTGCGAAGAGACTGTTTTGTCATATAATTGCCGTGAAAGATTATTTACATTTAATCGAGACAGTTCAGGCATTGGTCCTAAAGGAAAGAGAAAGGCAGAAGTTGAATTAATAAATGGTAGATTAAGGCTTAATATTTTTGTGGATGTATCGTCTGTTGAAGTTTTTATAAATGGTGGGAAAAAAGTAATGACTGGGAGAGTTTACCCAGACAGTCAATCTGTAAATATTTCATTGTTTTCTGATGGACTCTGCAAAGTTGTGAATTTCATGAAATGGGATATTGGTTTGGAATAG
- a CDS encoding sugar ABC transporter permease: protein MDMEKSFLSKLKTYFIFAGPVTIAFFTVVILPFIYGIYLTFTDWNGISATHSFIGFQNYLQVFKDKVFWTSFLLTLKYVFFSVILINAIAFFLAYLLTSGIKGQNFFRAGFFTPNLIGGILLGFIWQFVFSNILAYIGQHFNLPIFSASWLTDPNKAFWALVIVTVWQYSGYMMVIYISGFMNIPRDLLEAASIDGANSYHRLKNIILPLMVPSFTISVFLTLQRGFMVYDINLSLTNGGPYKSTELISMHVYNTAFLSQQYGIGQAEAFFLFAVVAIVTLLQVYFSKKMEVES, encoded by the coding sequence ATGGATATGGAGAAAAGTTTTTTAAGCAAACTGAAGACGTACTTTATATTTGCCGGTCCTGTGACTATTGCTTTTTTTACAGTAGTAATATTGCCTTTTATATATGGAATATACCTTACTTTTACTGACTGGAACGGTATTTCAGCTACACATTCATTTATCGGATTTCAAAACTATTTACAAGTGTTTAAAGACAAAGTATTTTGGACATCTTTTTTGCTTACTTTAAAGTATGTATTTTTTTCTGTAATACTAATTAACGCTATTGCTTTCTTTTTAGCATATTTGCTGACTAGTGGTATAAAAGGACAAAACTTTTTTAGAGCAGGATTTTTTACTCCAAATTTAATTGGTGGGATATTGCTTGGCTTTATTTGGCAGTTTGTATTTTCAAATATCCTTGCCTACATTGGTCAACACTTTAATTTGCCTATATTTAGTGCATCTTGGCTTACTGATCCAAATAAGGCCTTTTGGGCATTGGTCATTGTAACTGTATGGCAATATTCTGGATACATGATGGTTATATATATTTCAGGATTTATGAATATTCCCAGAGATCTCTTAGAAGCCGCAAGTATCGATGGTGCAAACTCATATCACAGACTTAAAAATATAATTCTTCCATTGATGGTACCGTCATTTACGATAAGTGTTTTTCTAACATTACAGAGAGGTTTTATGGTATATGATATAAACTTGTCTTTAACAAACGGTGGGCCGTATAAGAGTACAGAGTTGATTTCAATGCATGTTTATAATACTGCCTTTTTAAGTCAGCAGTATGGCATTGGGCAGGCGGAAGCGTTTTTCCTATTTGCTGTAGTTGCAATTGTTACATTATTGCAAGTGTATTTTAGCAAGAAGATGGAGGTGGAAAGCTGA
- a CDS encoding sugar kinase encodes MFNFNDKIVFDDKKYDVLTVGEMLVDMISTDYGDDFECDTYKKYFGGSPANIAINSKMLGINSIIVSSVGNDGLGKFLLKKLQEHHIEIKYVRQVDYSTSMVLVTKSKSSPTPIFYRDADYHIEYSDELKYLIVNTKIVHFSSWPISRNPSRSTVEILIDECKRHDVLVCYDPNYHSMIWERGHDGREYIKSLISKVDIIKPSEDDAERIFGKDTPENQLKKFLDLGAKLVILTLGKDGAIVSNGKETIRFNTLADEVVDTTGAGDAFWSGFYGGLIKGYTLKKSLELGFAVSAYKLRYVGAIVDLPDIDTIKSMYDLKKAEVILNGA; translated from the coding sequence ATGTTTAATTTTAATGACAAGATTGTGTTTGACGATAAAAAGTATGATGTATTGACGGTTGGAGAAATGTTGGTAGATATGATTTCTACAGATTATGGTGATGATTTTGAGTGTGATACTTATAAAAAATATTTTGGAGGATCACCTGCAAATATTGCTATAAATTCAAAAATGTTAGGTATAAATTCTATTATTGTTTCATCGGTTGGCAATGACGGACTTGGAAAGTTTTTATTAAAAAAATTGCAAGAGCACCATATTGAAATTAAATATGTAAGACAAGTTGACTATTCCACAAGCATGGTTCTGGTTACAAAAAGCAAAAGCAGCCCTACACCGATATTTTACAGAGATGCAGATTATCATATTGAATATTCAGATGAGCTAAAATACTTAATTGTGAACACAAAAATAGTTCATTTTTCTAGTTGGCCTATATCGAGAAATCCGTCAAGGAGTACAGTAGAAATTTTGATTGATGAGTGCAAAAGACATGATGTTTTAGTGTGTTATGATCCTAATTATCATTCTATGATCTGGGAAAGAGGCCATGATGGAAGAGAATATATAAAATCTTTAATATCAAAAGTTGATATAATAAAGCCATCTGAAGATGACGCAGAAAGGATTTTTGGTAAAGACACACCAGAAAATCAGCTTAAGAAATTTTTAGATCTTGGTGCCAAATTAGTAATTCTTACTTTAGGGAAAGATGGGGCAATAGTTTCAAATGGAAAAGAAACAATTAGATTTAATACATTAGCAGATGAAGTCGTGGATACTACTGGTGCAGGTGACGCATTTTGGTCAGGCTTCTATGGTGGTTTGATAAAAGGATATACTTTAAAAAAATCATTGGAATTAGGATTTGCAGTCAGCGCATATAAACTAAGGTATGTAGGAGCAATAGTTGATTTGCCAGACATTGATACAATAAAGTCTATGTACGATTTAAAAAAAGCTGAGGTGATATTAAATGGCGCTTAA